GAAAAAACAGATATTTAACAGGTTCATTTAATCATGGCTCTATGGCAAATGCTATGCCAATGGCTATGGGTGCAGGTTTAGCCAATCCAAATCGCCAAGTAATAGCTTTTTGTGGCGATGGAGGAATCTCTATGTTGCTAGGAGATTTAATGACCATAAGTCAATATAAAGTTCCAGTAAAAATTATTGTATTTAATAATCGTGCATTAGGAATGGTTAAGCTTGAAATGCGTGTACAAGGATATATGGATTGGCAAACAGATATGGTTAATCCAGATTTTGTAAAACTTGCAGAAGCTATGAATATTGCGGCTTGGGAAGCAAGTCAACCAAGCGAAGTAGAACAAGCCATATCAAATGCACTAAAACACGACGGACCAGCTTTAGTTAATGTATTAACCGATCCAAATGCTTTAGCAATGCCACCTACTATAAAGTTCGATCAAGTAAAGGGTTTTGTAGAATCAATGTCTAAAATGATGATGAATGGCAATTTTGCAGAAATAGTAGATACAGGAAAAAGTGATATCAAATATTTAAGAGAATTATTATGAAAGAAGCAATTAAATTCACAGTCGTTATTTTAATAATTACTTTACTTATAATTGCTACAGTAATATGGACAGTGCCAGGACTTATTATTACTGCAGTACTATTGCTATTGATTGGATTTTATGATTTTTTTCAAACGAAACATACCATACTAAGAAATTTTCCAGTCATAGGTCACATGCGATATCTTTTAGAGTTATTAGCACCAGAAATACATCAATATTTTATAGAGTCAGGTACCGATGGAAAACCTATTGATAGAAATCACCGAGCTTATATTTATGAGCGAGCTAAAGAGCAAAACCAAACACATCCTTTTGGTACAGAGTTAGATGTAACCAAAGAAAACTATAGATGGATGCAACACAGCATTTATCCAGCAAAAAAGCTAGAAATAGCTCCTAGAGTAACTGTAGGTGGAAAAGAGTGTAAACAACCATATAGTGCTAGTATATTTAATATCTCTGCAATGAGTTTTGGTGCTTTAAGTAAAAATGCAATTGAAGCATTAAATATTGGAGCAAGAGAAGGTAATTTTTTTCATGATACAGGCGAAGGCGGTATTTCTAAATATCACTTACAAGGTGGCGATTTAGTTTGGGAAATAGGAACTGGATATTTTGGATGTAGAACTCAAGATGGTGGATTTGATGCTCAAAAATTTAAAGAAAAAGCCAATTGGGAAACAGTCAAGATGATTGAAATTAAAATTTCCCAAGGTGCAAAACCAGGACATGGTGGTGTATTACCAGCAGCTAAGAATGACGAAGAAATTGCAGCAATAAGAGGTGTGCAACCACATACTACCGTACTTTCTCCACCAGGACACGCTACTTTTCACAATGCAGAAGGACTGTTGAATTTTGTTCAACAATTACGAGAACTGGCTAATGGAAAACCAGTTGGGTTTAAGCTAGCAATTGGAAGTAAAAAAGAATTTATTGAAATTTGTGAAAAGATGAATGCAACAGGCATTAAACCAGATTTTATTACTGTAGATGGAGCAGAAGGAGGAACTGGTGCTGCACCAATAGATTTTTCTAACTATGTTGGCATGCCTTGGGAAGATGCTTTAATTTTTGTAGTAGATACATTAAATAAATACAATTTAAAAGAAGAAATTAAAGTAATTACAGCTACTAAAATTTTTACCGCTTTTGATATTTTTAAAGCAATGTGTATAGGAGCAGATATTTGTAATTCAGCTAGAGGAATGATGTTGGCTTTAGGTTGTATACAAGCATTAAAATGCAATACCAATGAATGTCCTACAGGCGTTGCAACTAATAATCCAAAGTTTGTAAGAGGATTAGTAGTTTCAGAAAAATGGAAACGAGTTAAAAATTATCATAAAAACACAGTAGAAGATTTTTTAGAGTTATTAGCAGCATCAGGTTGTAATTCTACTACAGCATTAAATAGGTCATTTATTTATAAAAAAATAGACGATAAATGGCATACTTATGAAGAATGATATTTTACTATACACTAATTGGGACAGTATGAGCCAACAAACATGTATTACTAGCAGCCATGACCTACAACTTACAGAAGTACTTAAAGTTTATTACCCAAACCAGAAAAACAGCCATAAAAGCATAGAAATAAACAAAAAAGGACTAAAAAACACTATAAAAAGCTTAATTTTTTACATTTTGACACCAGTAAGCTACTAAAAGTACCACACAAAAATATTAAACCCAAAATATAATTTATATAAATAAGTATATGTAATAGTGTATACTTATAGTTTTTAGCATTTTTTATCCAGTTGTGCAACGGTCACTGCTGTTATGCACAGTTATTTTTTTACCCATCCTTTTTCTTTGAGTTGTTGAATTGCATAATTAGAAGGGTCTATCTTGAATTCAAGCTCTCTTTTTAATTCTAGAAGCATATTATTGTCGGGTTCATATTCTAATCCTTTTTTACACCATTTGAGAGCATCATTGTCGTTTCTAATATTGTTTTTAAAGTTTAAAGCACAACCACAGGCGGATATTGCATTTGAATGCTTTTCTGTGTAAGTTAAACTGTCTCCGTTATAAAATGCTTTTTCAAAAAAGAAATTAGCCTTTACAGCAATTTCCTTTTTCATTTCTTTATTATGATAGTAGCTAATTCCTGAAGCCTTTTTTGAATATCCTTGTGCTAGTCCTAGACAAACCCTTTGGTCATTAGGTTCAATTTTGTAAGCTTTTTCGAAGTAACTAATACTTGATTGTATAAATTCTTTGGCTTTTTCCTTATTACCAACTCTACTTTTATATTCAATATATCCTAATTCAATTAATGCTTCTAAATAATTTTCATTGAGTTGAATTGCAAAAAGAAATTCTTTTTTAGCTCTTTCTAATGAATCTCGATAAAAACTATTTTCTTCAATTTTACCTTTAATCAAATAAAGAAAAGGAAATTTGTTGTTCTGAAGTATTAATTCATCAATTAATTTGATAGCCAGTTCATAATCATAAGATGCTATCGACAATATTTTAAGTGCCGTATCAGCAAGGACTTTTTCATTATGATTTTTTGCTTGAGATCTATAAAAAAGATTGATAACGGAATTGTCTGATGAGCTGAATTTTAGTTTTTCTTGAATAAAATTCTCATACTTAGCAATGATTTCTTCCTCATTGTCTAATGCAAGATATTGCTTTGAATAAATCTTTGCTAGATAAGGAATTGAGTACCCAATTATACCTGTATCGGATTTTTTCTTATAACACAATGAAATAGTGGTAAGTCTTGGTATGGCTTGAAGCCCAATTTCATCATTTGTAAAACCACTTATATAAATCAAATCATCTATTGTTAATAGTGATTCTTTTTCAGATAATGAAAAAATGAATAAAACTGTTTTTTCAATAATTGATAATTTTTCTATAGAGCCTTTAAAACAAAACGTCAAAATATCTTCATAAGCTTTGCCACTTTTTAAGTTTTCTAATACAATTTCTATTGGAGTGCCTTGTGATAATTGATGAGTAATCAATTGACCTGCTAATGGCATACCTTTGGTGTAGGCATACAAGTCATCGAGATTTTTTTCATATAATTCTAAAAAGTTACCTTCTCCATTAAAATTAGAATATTGTGATAATAAAAACTCAGGAAATTCTTTTTCACGATTAAAGCCATTCAAATTTATTCGCGACATATAAAAATCTCCAAGAGTTTCTCTTGTCGTTAATATAGCTTTCGATTTTAAAGGAAAGTGTTCTAAAAAACTAATCAAATCGGTATCGTTAAGTGTCTCAAGATTATCAACGATTAGCAATACTTTGTTTTCTGATAGAAATTTTAATACAAGTTCTATATTATCCTGTTCAACCTCATTTTCAATACTTAAAAGTTGATTTTTTACAATGAATTCATAAATTTCATTTATCAAATCAGAATAATTTGATATAAATTCAGTCAATACTTTAATTCCACCTGGTGTATACTTATTTCTTTTGGAGCTAGTCCATATTACAAAATCAAAATTGTTTTTATAGTCTTTATTATGAATTAATTGTGAAACAAAATAATGAACAAAACTTGTTTTGCCAATTCCGCCAATCCCATCAATTTGTATAATTCTGTTGTTTTGGTTAGCTAATTTCTTATTTAAATCAATTAAATACTCATTTCTTCCTATGAACTCGGAATACATAATTGGTTGCTGTGAAACATTTTCAATAATTCCAAAATTATTGCTTTTGAGTTTGTAAAAAAGATTATCAGCTTTAATTGAACGACTACCTCTTCTGCAATAAACATCCCCACTTTTAAAAACTACGACATTGGTGTTTTTACCATTTTTCCAATTATTTTTTTGATACTGACCATCTTTTTTAAATGGTATTATTGGGATTGATGGAAAAATATAAATCACAAAAAAATAATTGCCTTCTAATTCGATAGTATTAGTGACATAATTTATTTCACCATCACAATAAGAGTCTAGGATGTTTGCAATGTTCGCTTCATCTACGTCTGAATCACTTCTATCATCTAAACCAATCCATTCATAAGATTTATTTACCCCAAAGACAATATGTCCGCCTTTAGAGTTTGCAAAAGCTAAAAAATCTTTAATAAATTCAACTTTACTTGATGTGTCAGATATTTTAAAGATTTCTTTAAAGTCAAGTTCTTCTGTTTCAGATTTTATATCAGAGTTTTTTAAACCTTCTAAAAAGTCCTTCGTAACAAATTTTACTTTTTCTAATGTATTCATTTTTCTAGTTCTTCAGGGTCTTTTATAATTGTGCATAACGGAGGGCGGATTTGCGAAGTCCTGAAGCGTGTAACGAAGTTACACAAAGCGAAAGGATTTTGCAAATCCGCTGATGTGTTGAAGGTCGTAGCGACAGCGAAGACCGTTCGACGCATCAGCGGATGTAATCCGCCCTCCGATGTGCAAAAGACGCAGCGGTAGCGGAGACTTTTGCACATCACCCAAATATACGCAATAAATTGAATTGCGTATATTTTTTTGCTAAAAATAATTTTTATTTATAATGGTTTTATTTTCAATACTATACAAAAGATATGTTTTTGCGTATTTTAAATATCCTTGTAATTTATAACTTGCGTATTTTTCATTAAAATACTTAAAATACGCAATATGCTTTGGTGAAAATATAGCATGAAGATGACTTCATACTATACTGAAGACTGCTTTATCATTTTAGATTCTGTATATTTTTTGTTCCTCAAAATTACGGAAGGATGGCAGTTTTTTTTATTTTTCGTCTTAGTAATGAAATATTTTGTTCGCACCTCACTCAGTATAGATGGAAAATTATAAGCATCTACTCTTAACTTATTTAATTACACATATCAACAATAAAATAACATCACAAACTTTTAACTATCCTAGTATTTTTTCATCTTTAAGCATTAATTATAAAAATGAAACTATACTCAACAAAACACCAATCGCAAGATGTAGATTTAAGTACAGCAGTACTTAAAGGTTTACCACCAGATAATGGTTTGTATATGCCATACAATATTCCAAAACTAAGTGATGATTTTTGGAAAAACTTAGATAGTTATACCTATAATGAAATGGCATTTCGTATTGCTAAGAATTTAATTGGTGATGTTGTTACAGATGTAGATTTATTGAAAATTATAGAACAAGCGTATAATTTTGATGCTCCTTTAGTGCATTTAAAAAATCAAGAGATACTAGAATTGTTTCATGGACCAACTTTAGCTTTTAAAGATTTTGGTGCAAGATTTATGGGACGACTAATGGGGCATTTCCTACGAAACGAAAATAATAAAGTCAATATTTTAGTAGCTACAAGTGGCGATACTGGAAGTGCAGTTGCTCATGGTTTTCTAAATGTTGAAGGAATTGATGTAACTATTTTGTATCCAAAAGGAAAGGTGAGTGATATACAAGAAAAACAATTTACTACACTTGGTGCCAATATTACCGCTATTGAAATTGATGGTGTTTTCGATGATTGTCAAGCTTTGGTAAAGCAAGCATTTTTAGATGAAGATTTAAATAATGCGATGACTTTATCTTCAGCTAACTCAATAAATATAGCACGATTAATTCCTCAATCATTTTATTATATTTATGCTTACAAACAATTGGAAAATAAAAATCTAGATTTATATTTTTCCGTTCCAAGTGGAAATTTTGGCAATCTTACTGCTGGTTTATTTGCAAAAAAAATGGGTTTGCCTATTAAAAAAATGATAGCTAGTACTAATGATAATGACATTTTTACGCAGTACTATAATAGTGGAAATTTTGAACCAAAACCAAGTGTGCAAACCATTTCTAATGCAATGGATGTTGGTAATCCTAGCAATTTTGTTAGAATGATGGATATCTATAACAATAATCTAAGTGAACTAAAACAAGATATTGTTGCGTATAGTTTTAATGATGAACAAACTAAAGCATGTATTAAAAAAATATATAAAACAGAAGATTATTTAATGTGTCCGCATACAGCAGTTGCATATTTAGGCATGCAACAATTTCAACAAGAAAATGATATTCAAAATGCTAACAGTATTGCATTGTCAACAGCACATCCTGTGAAATTTGGCGAAGTCATTACACCAATTATAGAAGAAGTCGTAGCAGTTCCAGAAAGATTACAACATATCATCGATGGAAAAAAACAAAGCATTTCACTAAACAAAGACTTTGCTGGTTTTAAATCTTGGTTGTTAAATAAATAGTGTGTAACTTTATTTGTATGAATAAAATCTTTACATTATTTACTTTGTTATTTGTTTTTGTGTCTTATATTTTTGCTGATTGTGGCAATCGATATATAGATACTACTTTTCCAGTTAAAAAGTACACTGATATTCAGTACGGTTTCAATTTCGATAGTAAAAATAACCCAACCAATTTATTGTTAGATGTATATACGCCAGATCCAACAATAGATAACGAAAATAAAAAACCACTCATTATTTTTGTTCATGGTGGTTCTTTTATTGGTGGCGATAGAAATGACCAAGGCATCAATCAAACAGCAGCTTATTTTGCAAGTTTAGGTTATGCTACGGCAAACATAGAATATAGAGTTCAACAAACTACCATTTTTAATCCAATTTTAGATTTTGCCGATTATAACAATTTCTATCAAGCAATAATTCGTGGTATGCACGATGTAAAAGCAGCTATTCGTTTTTTCAAAAAAGATGTAGTAGAAAATGGAAATTCGTATGGAATTGATACGAATAATATTATTTTATATGGATCTTCTGCTGGAGCTATTATTTCTTTACATACTATTTTTTTAGATGATACTTCAGAAATGGATTTTCGTTTTAAACCAAATTTTGATGTATTAGGTGGATTAGAAGGCAATAGTGGTAATGCTGGTTATTCATCTAATAATGTAAAAACAGTTATAAGTTGTAGTGGAGCATTACACGATCCTAATTATTTGAATAATAATGCTGATATTAATTATATCGGATTTCATAATACAATAGATTTTACTGTACCATACGAATTAGGTTGTTTTGTTACCGCAGCTTGTTTCCTTGGATATTTTTATGGCGATAAACCAATTTATAATAATACAGTAAGATTAAATATGAATTCCGAGTTCTATCCAGTAGAAGGTTACGGACATCCAGTGGATCAATATGCAGACACAGCTACTTTTAGAATGATAAGAGAAAAATCTAAACAGTTTTTGTATAATATATTTTGTGAAGAAGCTATAAATGATACAACAACAGTTACTGCAATTAATAAGAATACAATAAAACCACTATCGGTTTATCCAAACCCAATAGTAGATAAGGTAAATATTCAGCTACCTAATGAGTTGTTGCAAAAAGAAGTAACACTATCATATACAGATATAACAGGACGAGTATTAAATACAACAACTCGAACAATTAATAGTAATATTATAGCACTGAATGTAGATTTTCTAGCAAAAGGAATGTACTTATTACAAGTATCTACTCAAGATGACAATACTATCTATACAACAAAATTGCTTAAGCAGTAATTAACCTTTTAGCTTTCTATAGCCAACTAAAATAATTAAAGCACCACCAATTGCCATTAAGAATGATTTGATGTCAAACGAGTTAACATCTCCAAAACCTAGTAAACTACCAATAAAACCACCTACAAAAGCACCAGCAATTCCTAGTAAAATAGTGATAATCCAACCACCTGGATCTTTGCCTGGCATAATCATTTTAGCTATTGCACCTGCAATCAATCCGAATAAAATCCATGATAAAATTCCCATGTTAATTAATTTTTAACAAGTTTAATTAAATTACTTGTAAAAGTCAAAAAAAATGTCCACCAAATTAATGATGGACACTTGAACTAAACTGTTATTGTATAAATCAACTTTTGAATTATACTACAAGTTGTGCTATTTTTTTTATAATGTCAATATTTTTATTGTTTATTATCAAAAATTAATATCTTTGCACCACAATGAAAACATTGTCTTTCATACTACAACATCATTTTCATCACGCTTAGGCGTGATATTTTACATTTCATTGATATACGATATCGTATTTTTACTTTTTCAATTATTAATTTCAAAATCTTAATCCAAAATAGGATAAATTTAAAATCATGCAAAGAATAAAATTAGCTATTCAAAAAAAAGGGCGACTCAGCGAAAAATCAATACAACTGATTAATGAATGTGATATTTCTTTTCCAAATAGTTCTGGTAAGTTAACTACAGCTTGCTACGATTTCCCAATGGATATTCTCTTTTTAAGAGATGATGATATTCCAGGTTATGTAGAAGATGGTGTAGCAGACATTGGCATCGTAGGAGAAAATGTGATAGCAGAATTAGGCAGTCAAGTAGATAATAGATTAGATATGGGCTTTGGTAAATGCAGATTGTCATTAGCCATTCCAAAAAATGATGCTTATAATGGTGTACAGTCTTTTCATGGTAAATCAATAGCTACTTCTTATCCAAATATATTGAACAATTATTTGTCTAAAAATAATGTTACTGCCGATATTCACGAAATAAGTGGTTCGGTAGAAATTGCACCAAGTATTGGATTAGCAAGTGCTATATGTGATATTGTAAGTACTGGTTCTACTTTATTGAGTAATGGATTAAAAGAAGTAGAAACAGTGTTTAAATCGCAAGCAGTATTAATTGCTAATAAAAATTTATCTGTAGAAAAAAATAAAATATTAGAACAATTAATATTTAGATTTGTAGCAGTTCAAAAAGCAAAGAATAACAAATACATTTTATTAAATGCACCAAATGAATGTGTAGATAAAATTGTAGCTATTCTTCCAGGTATGAATAGTCCAACGGTTTTACCATTAGCAAAATCTGGTTGGAGTTCTGTACATTCTGTAATTACCGTTAAAGATTTTTGGACGATTATTCAGCAATTAAAGGATGCTGGAGCAGAAGGAATTTTAGTTACACCTATTGAAAAATTAATTTATTAAAATGAATATTGTTAAGTATCCAGAAAAAGGTTTAGAGTGGATGAGCTTAATGCAAAGACCATTTTCAGATGATGAAGATATATATAGAATTGTGAATGATATTTTATATGATGTTTCTTCTAATGGAGATGAAGCTTTAAAAGCATATGCACTTAAATTCGATAAGGTAGAGTTAGATGACTTTTTAGTAACTAAAGAAGAAATTGAAACTGCAATAACATTAGTCGATGATGAATTAAAACAAGCCATTCAACAAGCAAAATCAAACATAGAAAAATATCATCAAGCTCAAGTAAAAATAGAAGATAAAATTACTACAATGCAAGGTGTTGAATGTTGGCGTAAATCGTTGCCAATAGAAAGAGTAGGTTTATACATTCCTGGTGGCACAGCTCCTTTATTCTCTACAGTATTGATGTTGGCAATTCCTGCAAACATTGCACAATGTAAGTCTATTATTTTGTGTTCGCCACCAAATCAACAAGGCAAAATTCATCCTGCAATTTTATACACAGCACAGCTTTGTGGTGTACATCAAATTTATAAAGTTGGTGGAGCTCAAGCTATTGCTGCTATGGCTTTTGGTACAGAAACTATTCCAAATGTCTATAAAATTTTTGGTCCTGGAAATGCTTTTGTTACTAAAGCTAAAGAATTAATTAGCACACATGGTATTGCAATTGATATGCCAGCTGGACCAAGTGAAGTTTTAGTGATTGGTGATAAAAATGCCAATGCTAATTTTATTGCAGCCGATTTATTATCTCAAGCAGAACATGGTATAGACAGTCAAGTTATTTTTTTAACCGATGATGAAGAGAAGTTGTTCGCAGTAGAACAAGCCGTTAATCAACAATTACAACAATTGCCACGAAAAGAAATTGCTACACAAGCATTAGAAAATAGTCAGTTGATTTTATTGCATTCTTTAGATGAAGCAATGCAATTTAGCAATGCTTATGCACCAGAACATTTGATTTTACAAACCGAAAATGCAACTGAATTAGCAGAAAAAGTGAGCAATGCTGGTTCTGTATTTATTGGTGCTTATACACCAGAAAGTGCTGGCGATTATGCAAGTGGTACTAACCATACTTTACCTACACATGGTTATGCTTTGTCTTATAGTGGTGTTTCGGTTGATAGCTTTATGAAAAAAATATCTTTTCAACATATATCTGAAATTGGATTACAAAATATAGGTAACACCATAGAAATAATGGCAGCAAATGAACAATTACAAGCACATAAAAATGCAGTGAGCATTCGTTTAAAATCTATTTATGAAAAAAATTAACCTTAATAATATTATTAGAAATCACATTCTACAAATGCAAGCTTATTCTGCTGCACGATTAGAATTTGATGGTAGCAACGCTATTTTTATTGATGCTAATGAAAATCCTTTCGGCTCTGTTTCCGACTATTCTTGTAATCGTTATCCAGATCCTTTGCAAACAGATATTAAAAATGCATTAGCTATTTTAGAAGATATATCACCAAAACAAATATTTATTGGAAATGGAAGTGATGAATGTATTGATTTATTGATTAGAGCTTATTGTGAGCCAAAGCAAGATGCTATACTATATTTTCCACCAGTTTTTTCAATGTATCAACACTGTGCAGATGTTCATCATATTCACAAACAAGAAATTTTATTGTTAGAAGGCAGCTATCAATTAGATATTGATAAAATATTAAATAGAATAAGTAATGATGATAGTATAAAAATAATATTTATTTGTAATCCAAATAATCCTACAGGAAATTTAATTCACACCGATGATATCCTATCTATTTTAGATGCCTTTAATGGACTAGTTGTTATTGATGAAGCTTATATTGATTTTTCTGATGCTACTTCATTTGTAAGTCATTTGCATCAGTTTAATAATTTAGTAGTACTCAAAACATTTTCAAAATCTTGGGGAATGGCAAGTATTCGTCTAGGTTATCTAATGGCAGATGAACAAATTATACAAGCATTAAATACCATTAAAATGCCATATAATATTGGTCAGCATACACAAGAAACGGTTTTAAATGCACTACAACATCATCAAACAAAAACAGATTATATCAACGAAATTATAGAACAAAAAAATATATTATTAGAAGCACTCAAACAATTTTCTTTTATCGAGAAAATTTATCCAACAGCTGCCAATTATGTATTGATAAAGGTAGATGATGCCAATAAACTCTATCAACATCTAATTAAAGATAATATTGTAGTCCGAAACAGATCTAAATTACCTTTGTGCGAAAATTCATTGAGAATCACTTTTGGCACTGCAAATGAGAATCAACAATTATTGACAAGTTTGAAAAATTATCAATAACTTTATTAAACTAAATATTTTAGGATGACTTTAGAACAGAGAAAACAAGCAGTAAAAAAAATGATTGATGATGCAGATGAAGATAGTTTTGCTAATTTTGAAGAATTAGTTAATTTAAAAGGACACTTATTTGTTTTGACTGAAGAACAAATTGCAGAAATAGATAAAGGCATAGAAGAAGCTAAAAATAATCAATTTGTTAGTAAGGAAGTAGTACAACAAAAGTTTGGTTCATGGCTTATACTATAGAGTTTACACCTACAGCTGTTAATTCATTAGAACAGATTTTAAATTTTATTGAGAAAACTTGGACTAAAAAAAGTATTGATGAACTTAAGAAGAATATCAATAAGACTATTAAAATGTTGAAAAAATTTCCCAAAGCATCTCCAATTTATCATATAGATAATACGGTTAGAATGAGTGTGGTTAAAAATTATATTCTATTACTTTATATTATAGATGAAATAAATAAAAAAGTTATTATATCAGCTTTTATTGATGCAAGACAACAATACAAACAACTAAAATAAACATGAAAAAAATATTATTTATAGATAGAGATGGTACACTAATTACTGAACCAAAAGATGATTTTCAAGTAGATAGTTTTGAAAAATTAAACTTCTTACCAAATGTATTGTATTATCTCAAAAAAATTGTAGAAGAAACCAATTACGATTTAGTCATGGTTACCAATCAAGATGGATTAGGTACTGCTAGTTTTCCTGAAGATACATTTTGGAAGGTACACAACTTAATGCTTCGTGTGTTTGAAAGTGAAGGCGTACATTTTAAAGAAGTATTAATAGATAGAACTTTTGCTAAAGACAATGCTCCAACAAGAAAACCAAATACTGGATTGCTTACACAATATATGAATAATTCAAATGTTGATTTATTAAATTCATTTGTAATTGGCGATCGATTAACAGACATTCAATTAGCTAAAAATTTAAATAGCAAAGGTATTTTAATTGGTAGAAGTGCCGATACTTCAGATGATGATTTACTCAATCAAACAGCACTAAAAGAAACTATCGTTTTGCAAACCGAAAATTGGAAAGAGATATATCAATTTTTAACGCAACCAAAACGAATAGCACACATAGAACGCAATACCAACGAAACTAAAATAAAAATAGATTTGGCTTTAGATGGTACTGGGAAATATAACATCAACACTGGATTAGAGTTTTTTAATCACATGTTAGAGCAATTAGCTAAGCACTCTAATTGCGATATTAATATAGATGTAAAAGGAGATTTGCAAATAGACGAACACCATACTATCGAAGATACAGCAATTGCATTAGGTGAAGCATTTAAACAAGCACTAGGTAA
Above is a genomic segment from Chitinophagales bacterium containing:
- the hisB gene encoding bifunctional histidinol-phosphatase/imidazoleglycerol-phosphate dehydratase HisB produces the protein MKKILFIDRDGTLITEPKDDFQVDSFEKLNFLPNVLYYLKKIVEETNYDLVMVTNQDGLGTASFPEDTFWKVHNLMLRVFESEGVHFKEVLIDRTFAKDNAPTRKPNTGLLTQYMNNSNVDLLNSFVIGDRLTDIQLAKNLNSKGILIGRSADTSDDDLLNQTALKETIVLQTENWKEIYQFLTQPKRIAHIERNTNETKIKIDLALDGTGKYNINTGLEFFNHMLEQLAKHSNCDINIDVKGDLQIDEHHTIEDTAIALGEAFKQALGNKKGINRYGFLLPMDDVLAQAAIDFSGRPWLVWNAKFKREKVGDMPTEMFYHFWKSFSDAAQCNLNIKAKGNNEHHKIEAIFKAVAKSIKMAIADNGSNEIPSTKGVL
- a CDS encoding type II toxin-antitoxin system RelE/ParE family toxin; amino-acid sequence: MAYTIEFTPTAVNSLEQILNFIEKTWTKKSIDELKKNINKTIKMLKKFPKASPIYHIDNTVRMSVVKNYILLLYIIDEINKKVIISAFIDARQQYKQLK
- the hisC gene encoding histidinol-phosphate transaminase, which translates into the protein MKKINLNNIIRNHILQMQAYSAARLEFDGSNAIFIDANENPFGSVSDYSCNRYPDPLQTDIKNALAILEDISPKQIFIGNGSDECIDLLIRAYCEPKQDAILYFPPVFSMYQHCADVHHIHKQEILLLEGSYQLDIDKILNRISNDDSIKIIFICNPNNPTGNLIHTDDILSILDAFNGLVVIDEAYIDFSDATSFVSHLHQFNNLVVLKTFSKSWGMASIRLGYLMADEQIIQALNTIKMPYNIGQHTQETVLNALQHHQTKTDYINEIIEQKNILLEALKQFSFIEKIYPTAANYVLIKVDDANKLYQHLIKDNIVVRNRSKLPLCENSLRITFGTANENQQLLTSLKNYQ
- the hisD gene encoding histidinol dehydrogenase; protein product: MNIVKYPEKGLEWMSLMQRPFSDDEDIYRIVNDILYDVSSNGDEALKAYALKFDKVELDDFLVTKEEIETAITLVDDELKQAIQQAKSNIEKYHQAQVKIEDKITTMQGVECWRKSLPIERVGLYIPGGTAPLFSTVLMLAIPANIAQCKSIILCSPPNQQGKIHPAILYTAQLCGVHQIYKVGGAQAIAAMAFGTETIPNVYKIFGPGNAFVTKAKELISTHGIAIDMPAGPSEVLVIGDKNANANFIAADLLSQAEHGIDSQVIFLTDDEEKLFAVEQAVNQQLQQLPRKEIATQALENSQLILLHSLDEAMQFSNAYAPEHLILQTENATELAEKVSNAGSVFIGAYTPESAGDYASGTNHTLPTHGYALSYSGVSVDSFMKKISFQHISEIGLQNIGNTIEIMAANEQLQAHKNAVSIRLKSIYEKN